In Nocardioides marinus, one DNA window encodes the following:
- a CDS encoding polyamine ABC transporter substrate-binding protein: MPLEPFRPLPPHRVGRRSLLRGAGLGALALGAPSLLASCGTESQVQTTESCTSTDLSDTEKMLVFSNWPEYIDVKGKKMPTLDAFEAESGISVTYNTDINDNNEFFGKVKDQLGSCEPIGRDIVTMTDWMAARMISLGWMQELDKDAMPNVAANLKSDLRSPTWDPDRSYSVPWQSGLTGIAYNAKYTGEVGSFEELMTRSDLKGKVSLLSEMGDTMLFMLLLEGADPEEFSQDQWGSALERLEGYVKSGQVRRFTGNDYIRDLNAGNVVACEAWSGDVIAMQYDNPDIKWVVPEEGLSLWSDNMMVPNRADHRANAQALMDHYYQPEVAATLAAWVNYICPVDGAQEAMESIDPSLVDNELIFPSEEFLSGAYGFMELDEKTRQQYDKDFARVIGA; encoded by the coding sequence ATGCCCCTGGAACCCTTCCGCCCCCTTCCGCCCCACCGGGTGGGCCGCCGCTCGCTGCTGCGCGGCGCCGGCCTCGGCGCGCTGGCCCTGGGCGCCCCCTCGCTGCTGGCCTCCTGCGGCACCGAGTCCCAGGTGCAGACCACGGAGAGCTGCACCTCCACCGACCTCTCGGACACCGAGAAGATGCTGGTCTTCTCCAACTGGCCGGAGTACATCGACGTCAAGGGCAAGAAGATGCCCACGCTCGACGCCTTCGAGGCCGAGTCGGGCATCAGCGTCACCTACAACACCGACATCAACGACAACAACGAGTTCTTCGGCAAGGTCAAGGACCAGCTCGGCAGCTGCGAGCCGATCGGGCGCGACATCGTGACCATGACCGACTGGATGGCCGCCCGGATGATCAGCCTGGGCTGGATGCAGGAGCTGGACAAGGACGCGATGCCCAACGTCGCGGCCAACCTCAAGAGCGACCTGCGCTCGCCCACCTGGGACCCCGACCGCTCCTACAGCGTCCCGTGGCAGTCCGGGCTCACCGGCATCGCCTACAACGCCAAGTACACCGGGGAGGTCGGCTCCTTCGAGGAGCTGATGACGCGCAGCGACCTGAAGGGCAAGGTCAGCCTGCTCAGCGAGATGGGCGACACGATGCTGTTCATGCTGCTGCTCGAGGGGGCGGACCCCGAGGAGTTCAGCCAGGACCAGTGGGGCTCTGCCCTGGAGCGGCTCGAGGGCTACGTGAAGTCCGGGCAGGTCCGCCGCTTCACCGGCAACGACTACATCCGCGACCTCAACGCCGGCAACGTCGTGGCCTGCGAGGCGTGGTCGGGCGACGTCATCGCCATGCAGTACGACAACCCCGACATCAAGTGGGTCGTGCCCGAGGAGGGCCTCTCCCTGTGGTCGGACAACATGATGGTGCCCAACCGCGCCGACCACCGGGCCAACGCCCAGGCGCTGATGGACCACTACTACCAGCCCGAGGTCGCCGCGACCCTCGCCGCGTGGGTCAACTACATCTGCCCCGTCGACGGGGCCCAGGAGGCCATGGAGTCGATCGACCCCTCGCTGGTCGACAACGAGCTGATCTTCCCCAGCGAGGAGTTCCTCTCCGGGGCCTACGGCTTCATGGAGCTGGACGAGAAGACCCGTCAGCAGTACGACAAGGACTTCGCCCGGGTGATCGGCGCGTGA
- a CDS encoding Lrp/AsnC family transcriptional regulator, with protein sequence MTRKQERTGLNLDEVSKAIIEQLQQDGRRSYAAIGKVVGLSEAAVRQRVQRLVDSGVMQVVAVTDPLELGFARQAMVGVRCTGQLEPVADALAELEEIDYVVITAGSYDLLAEVVCESDEALLDLISHRIRNIPGVVATETFMYLKLRKQTYSWGVR encoded by the coding sequence ATGACCAGGAAGCAGGAGCGCACCGGCCTGAACCTCGACGAGGTGTCCAAGGCGATCATCGAGCAGCTCCAGCAGGACGGCCGACGCTCCTACGCCGCCATCGGCAAGGTGGTCGGTCTCTCCGAGGCCGCCGTGCGCCAGCGGGTCCAGCGGCTCGTGGACAGCGGCGTCATGCAGGTCGTGGCCGTCACCGACCCCCTCGAGCTGGGCTTCGCCCGCCAGGCCATGGTCGGCGTGCGCTGCACCGGCCAGCTCGAGCCGGTCGCCGACGCGCTGGCCGAGCTCGAGGAGATCGACTACGTCGTCATCACCGCCGGCTCCTACGACCTGCTCGCCGAGGTCGTCTGCGAGAGCGACGAAGCGCTGCTGGACCTGATCTCCCACCGGATCCGCAACATCCCGGGCGTCGTGGCCACCGAGACCTTCATGTACCTCAAGCTGCGCAAGCAGACCTACTCCTGGGGCGTGCGCTGA
- a CDS encoding NAD(P)/FAD-dependent oxidoreductase, whose amino-acid sequence MPGDRDADVAVVGAGLTGLWTAHYLAEADPTLRVTVVESQVAGYGASGRNGGWCSALFPASADSLARDHGRDAALAQHRAMRATVDEVLRAATAEGIDARAAKGGTVVLARGAAQLARARAEVEHARTWGRPETELALLDAGAARARLDAAGTVGATYTPDCAALHPVRLVRGLARAVERRGVTIHEGTTALAVEPGRVRTDRGTLRADVVVRATEAWTPRLPGLRRALAPVYSLVIATEPLPEATWERIGLRERETFSDHRHLIVYGQRTADGRMVFGGRGAPYHLGSRVHPAHDRDPRVFARLLGTLHEMFPVLRGVRVEHAWGGPLGIPRDWCASVGLDRRTGLAHAGGYVGDGLSTTNLAGRTLRDLVLGRDTDLTRLAWVGHASPHWEPEPLRWLGINAGLRATVLADAEERLTGRPSLVARAVAPLLG is encoded by the coding sequence CTGCCCGGTGACCGCGACGCCGACGTCGCGGTCGTCGGCGCCGGCCTCACCGGCCTGTGGACCGCCCACTACCTCGCCGAGGCCGACCCCACCCTGCGGGTCACCGTCGTGGAGTCGCAGGTCGCCGGGTACGGCGCGTCGGGCCGCAACGGCGGGTGGTGCTCCGCCCTCTTCCCCGCCTCCGCCGACTCTCTGGCCCGCGACCACGGGCGGGACGCCGCCCTGGCCCAGCACCGGGCGATGCGGGCCACGGTCGACGAGGTGCTGCGCGCCGCAACAGCCGAGGGGATCGACGCCCGGGCCGCCAAGGGCGGCACGGTGGTGCTGGCCCGCGGCGCCGCCCAGCTCGCCCGGGCCCGGGCCGAGGTCGAGCACGCCCGCACCTGGGGTCGCCCCGAGACCGAGCTGGCGCTCCTCGACGCCGGCGCCGCCCGGGCACGCCTGGACGCCGCCGGGACGGTGGGGGCGACGTACACGCCCGACTGCGCCGCGCTGCACCCCGTGCGCCTGGTCCGCGGCCTGGCCCGCGCCGTGGAGCGACGCGGCGTGACGATCCACGAGGGCACCACGGCGCTGGCGGTGGAGCCCGGCCGGGTCCGCACCGACCGCGGCACCCTGCGCGCCGACGTCGTCGTCCGCGCCACCGAGGCCTGGACGCCCCGGCTGCCCGGGCTGCGCCGGGCCCTGGCCCCGGTCTACTCCCTGGTCATCGCCACCGAGCCGCTGCCCGAGGCGACCTGGGAGCGGATCGGGCTGCGCGAGCGCGAGACGTTCAGCGACCACCGCCACCTCATCGTCTACGGCCAGCGCACCGCCGACGGCCGGATGGTCTTCGGCGGCCGCGGCGCGCCGTACCACCTCGGGTCGCGCGTCCACCCCGCCCACGACCGCGACCCCCGGGTCTTCGCACGGCTGCTGGGCACGCTGCACGAGATGTTCCCGGTGCTGCGCGGGGTGCGTGTCGAGCACGCCTGGGGCGGACCCCTCGGCATCCCGCGCGACTGGTGCGCCTCGGTCGGGCTCGACCGGCGCACCGGGCTCGCGCACGCCGGCGGGTACGTCGGTGACGGGCTGTCGACCACCAACCTCGCGGGCCGCACGCTGCGCGACCTCGTGCTCGGCCGGGACACCGACCTGACTCGTCTCGCCTGGGTCGGGCATGCCTCGCCGCACTGGGAGCCCGAGCCGCTGCGCTGGCTGGGCATCAACGCAGGGCTGCGCGCCACGGTGCTCGCCGACGCCGAGGAGCGGCTCACCGGTCGGCCCTCGCTCGTCGCCCGTGCCGTCGCCCCGCTGCTGGGCTGA
- the ddaH gene encoding dimethylargininase produces the protein MRKLALVRRPGPRVAEGLVTHLERSPVDPDLALRQWQGYVDALHAEGWRTIEVPPADDCPDAVFVEDTVVVYGDVAVISRPGADERKPETAGTEQELRGLGYRIEHIEAPETLDGGDVLKHDGTVWVGLGGRTTPGAVDQLRTHLAPLGAVVVGVPLAKVLHLKSAVTALPDGTVIGWDPVVDDASVWERYESVPEEPGCHVVVLDESTVLMSSAAPRTRARFEERGLRVVAVDIGELEKLEGCVTCLSVRLRGAPGPTWDPR, from the coding sequence ATGAGGAAGCTCGCGCTCGTCCGTCGCCCCGGCCCCCGCGTCGCCGAGGGTCTGGTGACCCACCTCGAGCGGTCACCCGTCGACCCCGACCTGGCGCTGCGCCAGTGGCAGGGCTACGTCGACGCCCTGCACGCCGAGGGCTGGCGCACCATCGAGGTGCCGCCGGCCGACGACTGCCCCGACGCTGTCTTCGTCGAGGACACCGTCGTGGTCTACGGCGACGTCGCGGTGATCAGCCGCCCCGGCGCCGACGAGCGCAAGCCCGAGACCGCCGGCACCGAGCAGGAGCTGCGCGGGCTCGGCTACCGCATCGAGCACATCGAGGCGCCCGAGACCCTCGACGGCGGCGACGTGCTCAAGCACGACGGCACCGTCTGGGTCGGCCTCGGAGGGCGTACGACGCCGGGCGCCGTCGACCAGCTCCGCACGCACCTCGCGCCGCTCGGGGCGGTCGTCGTCGGCGTACCCCTCGCGAAGGTGCTGCACCTGAAGTCCGCGGTGACCGCGCTCCCCGACGGCACCGTCATCGGGTGGGACCCGGTCGTCGACGACGCGAGCGTGTGGGAGCGCTACGAGTCGGTCCCCGAGGAGCCGGGCTGCCACGTGGTGGTGCTCGACGAGTCGACGGTGCTGATGTCGAGCGCCGCCCCACGGACCCGGGCCCGGTTCGAGGAGCGCGGCCTGCGGGTGGTGGCCGTCGACATCGGGGAGCTGGAGAAGCTCGAGGGGTGCGTGACCTGCCTGTCGGTGCGGCTGCGCGGGGCCCCCGGCCCGACCTGGGACCCACGCTAA
- a CDS encoding RIO1 family regulatory kinase/ATPase, translated as MTTPHGTSSRHPEQHPQQYAGIDPAFVFDFRDSDEIDDTSQRWSTWLDVEPLARGPEPRPDWVVTSQAAIDTELGVLKTGKEADAFLLERAVPGSDAVGESVVLVSKRYRGEEQRSFHRSAAYTEGRAVRNTRDNRAMAKKSAYGRSVAAGQWAWAEFQALSRLWSLGLPVPYPVQVDGTEVLMEWISIEGPDGEETAPRLAQTRPDADLLGSWFEQLREAMATMVQAGLVHGDLSPYNTLAAGERLVIIDLPQMVDLVGNVNGMDFLLRDCRNMCTWFRARGLEVDELDLYAELLAHAF; from the coding sequence GTGACCACACCTCACGGGACGTCGTCCCGTCACCCTGAGCAGCACCCCCAGCAGTACGCCGGCATCGACCCGGCCTTCGTCTTCGACTTCCGCGACAGCGACGAGATCGACGACACCAGCCAGCGCTGGAGCACCTGGCTCGACGTCGAGCCCCTGGCCCGCGGACCCGAGCCCCGACCCGACTGGGTCGTGACCTCGCAGGCCGCCATCGACACCGAGCTCGGTGTCCTCAAGACCGGCAAGGAGGCCGACGCGTTCCTGCTCGAGCGCGCCGTGCCGGGCTCCGACGCGGTGGGCGAGTCGGTCGTGCTGGTGTCCAAGCGCTACCGCGGCGAGGAGCAGCGCTCCTTCCACCGCTCGGCGGCCTACACCGAGGGCCGGGCGGTCCGGAACACCCGCGACAACCGTGCGATGGCCAAGAAGTCCGCCTACGGACGCAGCGTCGCCGCCGGGCAGTGGGCCTGGGCGGAGTTCCAGGCGCTCAGCCGGCTCTGGTCGCTCGGCCTGCCGGTCCCCTACCCCGTGCAGGTCGACGGGACCGAGGTGCTGATGGAGTGGATCAGCATCGAGGGCCCCGACGGCGAGGAGACCGCCCCGCGACTGGCGCAGACCCGTCCCGACGCCGACCTGCTCGGGTCGTGGTTCGAGCAGCTGCGCGAGGCGATGGCCACGATGGTGCAGGCCGGGCTGGTGCACGGCGACCTGTCGCCGTACAACACCTTGGCGGCCGGCGAGCGCCTGGTGATCATCGACCTGCCGCAGATGGTGGACCTGGTCGGCAACGTCAACGGGATGGACTTCCTGCTGCGCGACTGCCGCAACATGTGCACCTGGTTCCGGGCACGCGGCCTCGAGGTCGACGAGCTCGACCTGTACGCCGAGCTGCTGGCGCACGCGTTCTGA
- a CDS encoding LOG family protein: MRRTRGHTVDVTTLAELERRLGEGVRHLSGWRVRHVDLRGRRDLLAGHDLEGATFLGCDFDEEVVRGAEADGAVVLPRLSDPDVPVDVRRQRLYTAAELYDAPRWTDSLDGRAYAWSQDLPPGSSADEAALARTLHDHAIDLALDTWRAEHRVVGVMGGHAARRGDATYTDAARLGHLLGDGLTVATGGGPGAMEAANLGARLAAHPAAAVDEAVAELARVPSYRPSVDAWAGSAFAICDRFGDPRENLAIPTWHYGHEPPGVFATAIAKYFRNATREAILLEVCDAGIVFLPGAAGTVQEVFQDACENYYADAGDVAPMVLVGVEHWTRTLPAWPLLQALAAERAMADSVHLVDTVEEAAALLV, encoded by the coding sequence GTGAGACGCACCCGTGGCCACACCGTCGACGTCACCACCCTCGCCGAGCTCGAGCGCCGGCTCGGCGAGGGGGTGCGCCACCTGTCGGGGTGGCGGGTGCGCCACGTGGACCTGCGGGGTCGTCGCGACCTGCTGGCCGGCCACGACCTCGAGGGCGCGACGTTCCTGGGGTGCGACTTCGACGAGGAGGTCGTGCGCGGCGCCGAGGCCGACGGCGCCGTGGTCCTGCCCCGGCTCAGCGACCCCGACGTCCCGGTCGACGTACGCCGGCAGAGGCTCTACACCGCGGCCGAGCTCTACGACGCGCCCCGGTGGACCGACTCGCTCGACGGTCGCGCCTACGCGTGGTCCCAGGACCTGCCCCCGGGCTCCTCGGCCGACGAGGCCGCGCTCGCCCGCACGCTGCACGACCACGCGATCGACCTCGCCCTGGACACCTGGCGGGCCGAGCACCGGGTCGTCGGCGTGATGGGCGGGCACGCGGCGCGGCGGGGCGACGCCACCTACACCGACGCCGCCCGGCTCGGCCACCTGCTCGGGGACGGGCTCACCGTGGCCACCGGCGGTGGCCCCGGGGCGATGGAGGCGGCCAACCTCGGCGCCCGGCTCGCGGCGCACCCGGCTGCGGCGGTGGACGAGGCCGTCGCCGAGCTGGCCCGCGTGCCGTCGTACCGCCCGTCGGTCGATGCGTGGGCCGGCTCGGCGTTCGCGATCTGCGACCGCTTCGGCGATCCGCGCGAGAACCTCGCGATCCCGACCTGGCACTACGGCCACGAGCCGCCGGGCGTCTTCGCCACGGCCATCGCGAAGTACTTCCGCAACGCCACCCGCGAAGCGATCCTGCTGGAGGTCTGCGATGCCGGCATCGTCTTCCTGCCGGGCGCCGCGGGAACGGTGCAGGAGGTCTTCCAGGACGCCTGCGAGAACTACTACGCCGACGCCGGCGACGTGGCCCCGATGGTGCTGGTCGGGGTCGAGCACTGGACCCGCACCCTGCCTGCGTGGCCGCTGCTGCAGGCGCTGGCCGCCGAGCGCGCGATGGCCGACTCGGTGCACCTCGTCGACACCGTCGAGGAGGCCGCGGCGCTGCTGGTCTGA
- a CDS encoding glycosyltransferase family 4 protein encodes MTILHAPRPTGSDRLRVLVVSESFLPQVNGVTNSVRRVLEHLAAEGHVAELVAPTGPASYAGFPVTVARGASLPFYRDFRIGLETRRRLRFVMQRFRPDVVHLASPATLGHQAALVAQELGIPAVAVYQTDLVGFALRYGIAGGPRAMARLTTRIHGRVARTLAPSSASMRQLADLGVADTHLWPRGVDLEAFHPGRRDDAVRDRIAPDGRLLVGYVGRLAAEKELDLLVHLHADPRFRLVLVGGGPEEGRLRRLLPDAHFAGVLHGAELGAVYASLDVFVHTGRHETFCQSAQEALASGVPVVAPRSGGPVDVVADEVAGFLYSPGDVGELGGFVDRLVDDALLRRRVSRAARLSVADRSWRAVNDALVDHYREVSGVPARAGLLAG; translated from the coding sequence ATGACGATCCTGCACGCACCCCGCCCCACCGGCAGCGACCGGCTGCGGGTGCTGGTGGTCTCCGAGTCCTTCCTCCCGCAGGTCAACGGGGTGACCAACTCCGTGCGCCGGGTGCTGGAGCACCTGGCCGCCGAGGGCCACGTGGCCGAGCTGGTCGCACCCACCGGCCCGGCGTCGTACGCCGGCTTCCCGGTGACCGTGGCGCGCGGCGCCAGCCTGCCGTTCTACCGCGACTTCCGCATCGGCCTGGAGACACGGCGACGACTGCGGTTCGTGATGCAGCGCTTCCGGCCCGACGTCGTGCACCTGGCCTCCCCGGCCACGCTCGGGCACCAGGCGGCCCTGGTCGCGCAGGAGCTCGGCATCCCGGCGGTCGCGGTCTACCAGACCGACCTGGTCGGCTTCGCGCTGCGGTACGGCATCGCCGGCGGTCCCCGCGCGATGGCCCGGCTGACCACCCGGATCCACGGCCGGGTGGCGCGCACCCTGGCGCCCTCCAGCGCCAGCATGCGCCAGCTCGCCGACCTCGGCGTGGCCGACACCCACCTGTGGCCGCGGGGCGTGGACCTCGAGGCGTTCCACCCCGGGCGCCGCGACGACGCCGTGCGCGACCGGATCGCTCCCGACGGGCGGCTGCTGGTCGGGTACGTCGGCCGGCTGGCCGCCGAGAAGGAGCTGGACCTCCTCGTGCACCTGCACGCCGACCCGCGCTTCCGCCTGGTCCTGGTCGGCGGTGGGCCGGAGGAGGGCCGGCTGCGTCGGCTCCTGCCCGACGCCCACTTCGCGGGGGTGCTCCACGGCGCGGAGCTGGGGGCGGTCTACGCCTCGCTCGACGTGTTCGTGCACACCGGGCGGCACGAGACCTTCTGCCAGTCCGCCCAGGAGGCGCTGGCCTCCGGCGTCCCGGTGGTGGCGCCGCGCAGCGGCGGCCCCGTCGACGTGGTCGCCGACGAGGTGGCCGGCTTCCTCTACAGCCCCGGCGACGTCGGCGAGCTGGGCGGCTTCGTGGACCGCCTCGTGGACGACGCGCTCCTGCGGCGCCGCGTCTCGCGCGCGGCGCGGCTCAGCGTGGCCGACCGGTCGTGGCGTGCGGTCAACGACGCCCTGGTCGATCACTACCGCGAGGTCAGCGGCGTCCCGGCACGCGCGGGGCTGCTCGCGGGCTGA
- the rlmN gene encoding 23S rRNA (adenine(2503)-C(2))-methyltransferase RlmN: MSQTPAEPIKTLPLVMEEPRGRKKPPRHLADLTPAERKALLEEQGLPGFRAKQLSTHYFARLVDDPEQMTDLPSGQRADLVGALLPELMTPLRTMEADKGTTRKVLWKLFDGALVESVLMRYPDRATMCVSSQAGCGMACPFCATGQGGLQRNMSTAEIVEQVVAGARSLARGEVPGGPGRVSNVVFMGMGEPLANYKAVIGAVRRLTDPTPDGLGMSARGVTVSTVGLVPRIKQLATEGIPVTLALSLHAPDDELRNELVPINTRFSVAETVDAAWEYARTTKRRVSIEYAMMRGINDQAWRADLLADVLNARGDWGWVHVNLIPLNPTPGSKWTASDPADEREFVRRLEAKGIPTTVRDTRGSDIDGACGQLAATE; the protein is encoded by the coding sequence ATGTCCCAGACGCCTGCTGAGCCCATCAAGACGCTGCCCCTGGTGATGGAGGAGCCGCGCGGTCGAAAGAAGCCGCCGCGGCACCTGGCCGACCTCACCCCGGCCGAGCGCAAGGCGCTGCTGGAGGAGCAGGGCCTGCCCGGCTTCCGCGCCAAGCAGCTCTCCACGCACTACTTCGCGCGGCTGGTCGACGACCCCGAGCAGATGACCGACCTGCCGTCGGGGCAGCGCGCCGACCTGGTGGGGGCCCTGCTGCCCGAGCTGATGACCCCGCTGCGCACCATGGAGGCCGACAAGGGCACCACGCGCAAGGTGCTGTGGAAGCTCTTCGACGGCGCCCTGGTCGAGTCGGTGCTCATGCGCTACCCCGACCGCGCGACCATGTGCGTGTCCAGCCAGGCCGGCTGCGGCATGGCCTGCCCGTTCTGCGCCACCGGTCAGGGCGGCCTGCAGCGCAACATGAGCACCGCCGAGATCGTCGAGCAGGTCGTCGCCGGCGCCCGGTCGCTGGCCCGTGGCGAGGTGCCGGGCGGCCCGGGCCGGGTCTCCAACGTGGTCTTCATGGGCATGGGGGAGCCGCTGGCCAACTACAAGGCGGTCATCGGCGCCGTTCGCCGGCTCACCGACCCCACCCCCGACGGGCTCGGCATGTCCGCGCGCGGCGTCACCGTCTCCACCGTCGGCCTGGTGCCGCGCATCAAGCAGCTGGCCACCGAGGGCATCCCGGTCACGCTGGCGCTGAGCCTGCACGCCCCCGACGACGAGCTGCGCAACGAGCTGGTCCCGATCAACACCCGCTTCTCCGTGGCCGAGACCGTCGACGCCGCCTGGGAGTACGCCCGCACCACCAAGCGCCGCGTCTCCATCGAGTACGCCATGATGCGCGGCATCAACGACCAGGCCTGGCGCGCCGACCTGCTCGCCGACGTCCTCAACGCCCGCGGTGACTGGGGCTGGGTGCACGTCAACCTGATCCCGCTCAACCCCACGCCGGGCAGCAAGTGGACCGCCTCCGACCCCGCCGACGAGCGTGAGTTCGTCCGCCGGCTGGAGGCCAAGGGGATCCCGACGACGGTCCGCGACACCCGCGGCTCCGACATCGACGGCGCCTGCGGGCAGCTCGCGGCCACCGAGTAG
- a CDS encoding phosphatidate cytidylyltransferase → MDTPTPTGPTPASQPTSGKDHGRAGRDLKAAIGSAAVLLGAIAASLLFFKAAFMVIVAIAVCVAVWELGRGFSAKGIDLPEEPLMVGGVVMVVVAYLFGSDALVTATAVTGLVTMLWLLRRGIEGYVQNASASLFTLVYVPFLGSFVALLLSEGGLGGGGLDDDGVRGIIVFIGVTIASDTGGYVAGVLFGKHPMAPVISPKKSWEGFAGSMVFTVAAGIILIVWLLDGDWWVGIFLGLIAVVMATLGDLCESVMKRDLGIKDMSQVIPGHGGLMDRLDSLLATIAPIWLLLHHLVYR, encoded by the coding sequence ATGGACACCCCCACCCCCACGGGCCCCACTCCCGCGAGCCAGCCCACCTCGGGCAAGGACCACGGTCGAGCCGGTCGCGACCTCAAGGCCGCGATCGGCTCCGCGGCCGTCCTGCTCGGGGCGATCGCCGCCTCGCTGCTCTTCTTCAAGGCCGCCTTCATGGTGATCGTCGCGATCGCTGTGTGCGTGGCCGTCTGGGAGCTCGGCCGCGGGTTCTCCGCCAAGGGCATCGACCTGCCCGAGGAGCCGCTGATGGTGGGCGGCGTGGTCATGGTGGTCGTCGCCTACCTCTTCGGCTCCGACGCCCTGGTGACCGCCACCGCGGTGACCGGCCTGGTCACGATGCTCTGGCTGCTGCGCCGCGGCATCGAGGGCTACGTCCAGAACGCCTCCGCCTCGCTGTTCACCCTCGTCTACGTGCCCTTCCTGGGGTCCTTCGTCGCCCTGCTGCTCTCCGAGGGCGGACTGGGCGGCGGCGGCCTGGACGACGACGGCGTGCGCGGCATCATCGTCTTCATCGGTGTCACCATCGCCTCCGACACCGGCGGCTACGTCGCCGGTGTGCTGTTCGGCAAGCACCCCATGGCCCCGGTGATCTCGCCCAAGAAGTCCTGGGAGGGCTTCGCCGGGTCGATGGTGTTCACCGTCGCCGCCGGCATCATCCTGATCGTGTGGCTGCTCGACGGGGACTGGTGGGTCGGCATCTTCCTGGGCCTCATCGCGGTCGTCATGGCCACCCTGGGCGACCTGTGCGAGTCGGTGATGAAGCGCGACCTCGGCATCAAGGACATGAGCCAGGTCATCCCCGGCCACGGCGGGCTGATGGACCGGCTGGACTCCCTGCTGGCCACCATCGCGCCGATCTGGCTGCTGCTGCACCACCTCGTCTACCGCTGA